A genome region from Terriglobales bacterium includes the following:
- a CDS encoding HipA family kinase, whose amino-acid sequence MRGGAQAHLMRAADGHFYVVKFQNNPQHVRVLANELLATRLAERLNLPVPRPEVIEVGEWLVRHTPELTIELAGQSLPCRPGLQFGSRFVVDPLEGQVFDYLPESMLDRVRNLEAFAGMLALDKWTCNANGRQAAFWRKGRERKYTAAFIDQGYCFNAGEWSFPDGPLRGVFGRNAVYAEVRGWQAFSPWLERIEQMEESALWACAEEVPPEWYGGAWEALEKLMTALLARRARVRELITGFRNSSRQPFPNWKG is encoded by the coding sequence ATGAGGGGCGGAGCGCAAGCCCATCTCATGCGCGCCGCCGACGGCCATTTCTACGTGGTCAAGTTCCAGAACAATCCCCAGCACGTGCGCGTGCTGGCCAACGAATTGCTCGCCACCCGCCTGGCGGAGCGCCTGAATCTGCCCGTGCCCCGGCCCGAGGTCATTGAAGTGGGAGAATGGCTGGTCCGGCACACTCCGGAACTCACCATCGAGCTGGCGGGACAGAGCCTGCCCTGCCGCCCGGGGCTACAATTCGGCTCGCGCTTCGTGGTCGATCCGCTGGAGGGCCAGGTCTTCGATTACCTGCCCGAGAGCATGCTCGACCGCGTGCGCAACCTGGAGGCCTTCGCCGGTATGCTGGCGCTGGACAAGTGGACCTGCAACGCCAACGGGCGCCAGGCCGCTTTCTGGCGCAAGGGCCGCGAGCGCAAGTACACGGCCGCGTTCATCGACCAAGGCTACTGCTTCAACGCCGGCGAGTGGAGCTTCCCTGACGGCCCGCTGCGCGGCGTCTTCGGGCGCAACGCGGTGTACGCCGAGGTGCGAGGCTGGCAAGCGTTCTCGCCCTGGCTGGAGCGCATCGAGCAGATGGAGGAAAGCGCTCTATGGGCCTGCGCCGAGGAAGTCCCGCCGGAATGGTACGGCGGCGCTTGGGAGGCGCTGGAGAAGCTGATGACCGCGCTGCTGGCCCGCCGAGCGCGCGTGCGCGAGTTGATCACGGGATTCCGGAATTCATCCCGGCAACCCTTCCCGAATTGGAAGGGCTGA